The sequence TTGCCTTGTGCCTCAAGGATAAACTGTGCCGCTTCCCTTACAACACCCTTACCGCCGCCTTTAGAAGTAACTAAGTCGGCAATCGATGTGGCTTCATGTGAAGCATCGGAAGGAGCTACTGAAAACCCTACCCGTTTCATAACTGCAAGGTCTATCATCTCATCTCCGGCATAGCAAATTTCCTCATCTTTTATGCCTGTTTCCTGCTCAAACTGATCAACCCTTCCCATTTTTGCACCCTGTCCCCAGAGTCTTTCAGGAGGAATTCCATAGATAGCCCCCATCTGCTCATCTGCGCGTGATATCTTTGTTGTAAGAAGAGCAACGGGGATGCCTGCTTCGGTAAGAAGCTTAATTCCGAGTTTGTCATGAAGAGAAAAAAGTTCAGATTTTGTCCCTTCCTGTGTATAGTAAAGGGTATTGTCTGTCATTATCCCATGAATATCAAGAATGACATATTTCACCTTTTTTGCTTTTTCCATCGCCTCTGCTTTATTCATCGCATCACCTCCTCTATTTGTAACCCATTTTGGTTACTTTCTCTACCCATGCATCCCATTTGTCCATGGCTCTCAAGACAAATTCGCATATTTCCCTCATAGCGCCTCTTCCGCCGGCAGCCTTGGTAATATAACAGGCAAGAGCCTTTACTTCGTCAATGGCATCTGCTGTTGCTATGGGAAAACCGACCTTTTTCATAGGGGCAATGTCCGTAAGTTCACAACCCAGATAGCCTATTTCTTCATCTGTTATACCCATTTCTTTTTTCAGTTCCTCAATCTTTGCCCACTTGTCTGTTACGCTATAATAGAACTTATCGAGTTTCAGTTCTTTTGCTCTGAACAGACCTTCTCCATCTATGGATGTTGTATCGAGAAAAGCAACGCCTATTCCATTTGCGGTAAAGGAAAGATCCCCGAACCCGTCCATATGCCAGAAACCGTAACGCCTGTTTCCTTCAATATCACAAAAAATGTTGTTCGCAGTTAATACGCCATGAATATCATGGCAAAAAAGCTTAATTTTTTTAGCCTTTTCCTTTGCATTGTTCAAATCTTTTTCGAATGCCATTTTACCTCCTTAATGTAGTCTATGTACTGGGGTTTATATTACTCAAGTCGGCACATACTTCTTCGTGTGTCACCCCACTCTTGTTCACAAATTCACTACAATAATTAATTCTGGGTTTTATACATCCAAATTCCTATTTGCCACTTTTATGCCAAGAGAGAAATTTAAGAAAAGGGTCTGCGCCTGCATGTTTTTCACATGCAGGTTATCGGCCCTTGTTCATAACACTCACTAAATATTTATACCGTACTCATTCCATCTGGCTTTTACTTTATCCATCATGCTTTCTGTAAGCTTGATCTCAGTGGGTTTGATTTTCCAATCGTAAGGTATGGTTGCATCCAGGATGATCCGCGATGTGAGAAATTTGTTATCATCCTCTGCAAGGGCCGGATCAAGAGGAGTTGACCTGCCTCTGTTTATTATCTGTGTACCTCTGGCCGGATTGTAGCGGGTACCAAGCGCCCACCAGACCCTTGGAAGATCGTCTGCTTCTATATCATCATCCACGATGATGATCATCTTGATCCCGTATGTACCTGTATTACTTGCAATAACCGCCGCTGCCACCTGGTCCGAATGTCCCGGATACATCTGCTGTACCGAAACAACAACAATGAAGCGTCCTGAACCTTCCGGCAACGTATATACCGACTTTATGCCAGGGATCTGCATCTTGTCCAAATCCATCCATAAGCTTGCGTTTCTCGCAAATGCATAGAGCATATGCTGGTCACCTACCGGTCTTCCAACGCTTGTTTCCCAGAGTATCGGATTGTTTCTATAATATACCCGTTTAACATCCAGAGCAGGTTTTGGAATGGGTTTAATGAGTTCTTCTGTATAGTAACCGGTGTACTCACCAAAAGGTCCCTCGTTTCTCAGTTTAGTTGGGTCAATCTCTCCTTCAAGAACGATTTCTGCTGCCGCAGGAATCGGAAGCCCAAAAAGTTGGCTTTTCACTGTTTCTACCGGCTCCCCACGCAATGAACTTACTACGTCATAGCCGCTTTTTGCCCCGGAAACTGTAGCAGCACTTGCAAAAATATGCAGAGGATCGCCGCCGATAATAGCGCATGCGGGCATCTTCTTGCCCTGTTTTGCATATTTCTTCATAATCCGGTCTGCAGTTTTACCTTTGAGGATCTGCACGCCGACTGTTTTGTCATCGAGGATACCCATACGGTAGGTGCCAAGATTTACTTTGCCGTTTTCAGGATCCTGAATTACCATGAATACTGCTGTACCGAAATAACGTCCACCGTCAAGTTCGTAAAACTTCGGAGAAGGAAAGGCAAAGGTATCTACTTTGTCACCATCAACAATATTCTCAAAAATTGGGCCATCTGTTGTTTCTTTCGCCGGAATTACTTCCTTAACAGAAAGATTTACCCATTCTTTCGTCAGCTCAACAAGTGAAAGCTTTGGGTCTTTTCCAAGAATCATTGCCAGTCTCTGGGTAGTGGCAAAAGCTCCTGTTA is a genomic window of Pseudomonadota bacterium containing:
- a CDS encoding HAD hydrolase family protein; this translates as MNKAEAMEKAKKVKYVILDIHGIMTDNTLYYTQEGTKSELFSLHDKLGIKLLTEAGIPVALLTTKISRADEQMGAIYGIPPERLWGQGAKMGRVDQFEQETGIKDEEICYAGDEMIDLAVMKRVGFSVAPSDASHEATSIADLVTSKGGGKGVVREAAQFILEAQGKWEQIVEKFK
- a CDS encoding HAD hydrolase family protein, with translation MAFEKDLNNAKEKAKKIKLFCHDIHGVLTANNIFCDIEGNRRYGFWHMDGFGDLSFTANGIGVAFLDTTSIDGEGLFRAKELKLDKFYYSVTDKWAKIEELKKEMGITDEEIGYLGCELTDIAPMKKVGFPIATADAIDEVKALACYITKAAGGRGAMREICEFVLRAMDKWDAWVEKVTKMGYK
- the ppcB gene encoding phenylphosphate carboxylase subunit beta, yielding MDLRGFISLCEKEGQLARIKAEVDWELEISHICKIAEEKSGPALLFENVKGYSSPVLTGAFATTQRLAMILGKDPKLSLVELTKEWVNLSVKEVIPAKETTDGPIFENIVDGDKVDTFAFPSPKFYELDGGRYFGTAVFMVIQDPENGKVNLGTYRMGILDDKTVGVQILKGKTADRIMKKYAKQGKKMPACAIIGGDPLHIFASAATVSGAKSGYDVVSSLRGEPVETVKSQLFGLPIPAAAEIVLEGEIDPTKLRNEGPFGEYTGYYTEELIKPIPKPALDVKRVYYRNNPILWETSVGRPVGDQHMLYAFARNASLWMDLDKMQIPGIKSVYTLPEGSGRFIVVVSVQQMYPGHSDQVAAAVIASNTGTYGIKMIIIVDDDIEADDLPRVWWALGTRYNPARGTQIINRGRSTPLDPALAEDDNKFLTSRIILDATIPYDWKIKPTEIKLTESMMDKVKARWNEYGINI